A genomic stretch from Ictalurus punctatus breed USDA103 chromosome 2, Coco_2.0, whole genome shotgun sequence includes:
- the mrpl19 gene encoding 39S ribosomal protein L19, mitochondrial — protein MAARTQRAGTLIRLLGNVRFQNERMFSVFSVRLRAAGPSDEPPKFTPPAKPVIVDKSKPEEAVRRFISPEFIPPRQRTNPLKFYLERKDMLQRRNVLNIPEFYVGSVLSVTTSDPHAANNTNRFVGICTQRSGKGLGATFILRNIIDGQGVEICYELYNPRVKRIEVLKLEKRLDDNLMYLRDALPEYSTFDFDMKPVHLSPTQDVPVNELKVRMKPRPWSKRWERPKFNIQGIRFDLCLTPEQMEHAQKWAEPWRKYDMLKEYDTSSLEEKIYQEVQAELRK, from the exons ATGGCGGCGCGCACACAGAGGGCAGGAACGCTGATACGATTATTAGGAAATGTGCGATTTCAGAATGAAC GTATGTTTTCGGTGTTCTCGGTGCGGTTACGCGCTGCGGGTCCGAGCGACGAGCCGCCCAAATTCACTCCTCCAGCCAAACCGGTGATTGTGGATAAATCGAAGCCTGAAGAAGCGGTGCGACG GTTTATCAGTCCCGAGTTCATCCCCCCTCGCCAGCGCACCAACCCGCTCAAATTCTACCTGGAGCGCAAAGACATGCTCCAGAGACGCAACGTGCTGAACATTCCCGAGTTCTACGTGG GAAGCGTTTTGTCCGTCACCACGTCTGACCCGCACGCCGCCAACAACACCAACCGCTTCGTGGGAATCTGCACCCAGCGCTCGGGTAAAGGACTCGGCGCCACCTTCATCCTCAGGAACATCATCGACGGACAAG gagtggaGATCTGCTACGAGCTATACAATCCTCGTGTTAAGCGCATCGAAGTGCTGAAGTTAGAGAAGAGACTGGACGATAACCTGATGTACCTGAGGGACGCTCTGCCCGAGTACAGCACCTTCGACTTCGACATGAAGCCCGTTCACCTCTCGCCCACGCAGGACGTCCCCGTCAACGAG ctgaAGGTGAGGATGAAGCCGCGTCCGTGGTCGAAGCGCTGGGAGCGTCCCAAGTTCAACATCCAGGGTATACGCTTTGACCTGTGCCTGACCCCGGAGCAGATGGAGCACGCTCAGAAGTGGGCGGAGCCGTGGAGGAAGTATGACATGCTGAAGGAGTACGACACTTCCTCACTGGAGGAGAAGATCTACCAGGAAGTGCAGGCGGAGCTTAGAAAGTGA